One region of Candidatus Poribacteria bacterium genomic DNA includes:
- the cas1 gene encoding CRISPR-associated endonuclease Cas1 has protein sequence MAVLYISEQGARLEHESHRFNVRYEDRVILTVPEIKLDAVLVFGNVSLTTPAISALLYRSVPTSFLTVRGQLKGTLAPQTSKNVPLRIRQFEWSRDASRSLPLARAIVRAKVRSAMRVIARFRRNHPDAQIPEEPQLQELLPRLDAAPSHAQLMGVEGFATRLYFRAFGRMCRGLRFEGRARRPPTDPVNSLLSFTYTLLSNELAGHVSARGLDPYIGFYHVVHYGRPSLALDLVEEFRHPAGDRFVLGLVNNRQFGEDDFQPHDDDGVRLRPDALKRFLRAYDQWIASDVADADGVSSTFRLRFGEQTDRLVRHLMHDEPYRPFVGAL, from the coding sequence ATGGCGGTTCTCTACATCTCCGAGCAGGGGGCGCGGCTCGAGCACGAGTCGCACCGCTTCAACGTCCGCTACGAAGACCGCGTCATCCTGACCGTGCCGGAGATCAAACTCGACGCCGTACTCGTGTTCGGCAATGTCTCTCTGACGACCCCGGCGATCAGCGCGCTGTTGTATCGCTCGGTGCCGACCTCGTTCCTCACCGTCCGCGGACAGCTCAAAGGCACGCTCGCGCCGCAGACGTCCAAGAACGTGCCGTTGCGCATCCGGCAGTTCGAGTGGTCGCGCGACGCATCGCGCTCGCTGCCGCTAGCGCGAGCCATCGTGCGCGCGAAGGTGCGCAGCGCCATGCGTGTCATCGCTCGGTTCCGGCGGAACCACCCGGATGCACAGATCCCGGAGGAGCCGCAGCTTCAGGAACTGTTGCCCAGATTGGACGCTGCGCCGTCGCACGCCCAACTCATGGGCGTCGAAGGGTTCGCCACGCGGCTCTATTTCAGAGCGTTCGGTAGGATGTGCCGCGGGCTACGCTTCGAGGGACGCGCACGGAGACCTCCGACCGACCCGGTGAACTCGCTCCTATCGTTCACCTATACGCTGCTGTCGAACGAGCTCGCCGGACATGTGTCCGCGCGAGGGCTGGACCCGTACATCGGGTTCTACCATGTCGTCCACTACGGCAGACCGTCCCTCGCGCTCGATTTGGTCGAAGAGTTCCGCCATCCGGCAGGTGATCGCTTCGTGCTGGGACTGGTCAACAACCGGCAGTTCGGCGAGGACGACTTCCAGCCGCACGACGACGACGGCGTGCGCCTCCGACCCGATGCCCTCAAGCGCTTCCTCCGAGCCTACGACCAGTGGATCGCGTCGGATGTCGCCGACGCCGATGGCGTTTCGTCGACCTTCCGCCTCCGGTTTGGCGAGCAGACAGATCGCCTCGTCCGCCACTTGATGCACGACGAACCCTATCGACCCTTCGTCGGCGCGCTATGA
- the cas2 gene encoding CRISPR-associated endonuclease Cas2, protein MFLVVSYDVPDNRRRTRIANVCEDFGVRVQKSVFECILSERELATMCGRLLAAYDESEDSIRIYRFCQACEGRIQVYGVGDVTQDEEVFVV, encoded by the coding sequence GTGTTCCTGGTCGTCTCGTATGATGTCCCGGACAACCGGCGTCGGACTCGCATCGCCAACGTCTGCGAGGACTTCGGCGTCCGCGTGCAGAAAAGCGTCTTTGAGTGCATCCTCTCCGAGCGCGAGCTGGCGACGATGTGCGGCCGCCTCCTAGCGGCTTACGATGAGAGCGAGGATTCGATCCGCATCTACCGGTTCTGCCAAGCGTGCGAAGGGCGCATCCAGGTCTACGGCGTGGGCGATGTGACGCAGGACGAGGAGGTTTTCGTCGTGTAG